In Acipenser ruthenus chromosome 6, fAciRut3.2 maternal haplotype, whole genome shotgun sequence, the following proteins share a genomic window:
- the LOC117410392 gene encoding D-aminoacyl-tRNA deacylase 1-like isoform X3 — protein MKAIIQRVAKASVTVGEEQISSIGKGICVLLGISVEDTRKDTEYMVRKILNLRLFDDENGKHWCKSVMDKQYEVLCVSQFTLQCILKGNKPDYHTAMAAEQSEPFYNDFLEHMRKTYKPEVIKDGTFGAYMQQAKLEKQQQWKEKTRSKGPSESGKEKAASRAEVDPSTSSGAEGDVSSERES, from the exons atgaaagcaattaTTCAGAGGGTTGCTAAAGCCAGCGTGACAG TGGGAGAGGAACAGATAAGTTCAATTGGAAAAGGGATTTGCGTGTTATTAGGGATCTCTGTGGAGGACACCCGAAAAGATACTGAATACAT GGTTCGAAAGATTTTGAACCTGCGTTTGTTTGACGATGAGAATGGAAAGCACTGGTGTAAAAGTGTGATGGATAAACAGTACGAAGTGCTTTGTGTGAGCCAGTTCACCCTGCAGTGCATCCTGAAGGGAAACAAACCTGACTATCATACCGCCATGGCAGCAGAGCAGTCCGAGCCATTCTACAACGACTTCCTTGAGCACATGAGGAAGACTTACAAGCCAGAAGTGATTAAAG ATGGGACGTTTGGAGCCTATATGCAA CAGGCAAAGCTGGAAAAGCAGCAGCAGTGGAAAGAAAAGACCAGAAGCAAGGGCCCCTCCGAGTCAGGCAAGGAGAAAGCCGCCTCACGTGCTGAAGTTGACCCCAGCACAAGCAGTGGAGCCGAGGGGGATGTGTCATCAGAAAGAGAGTCTTAG
- the LOC117410392 gene encoding D-aminoacyl-tRNA deacylase 1-like isoform X2 has product MKAIIQRVAKASVTVGEEQISSIGKGICVLLGISVEDTRKDTEYMVRKILNLRLFDDENGKHWCKSVMDKQYEVLCVSQFTLQCILKGNKPDYHTAMAAEQSEPFYNDFLEHMRKTYKPEVIKDGTFGAYMQVRIQNDGPVTIELESPTGPADLKQAKLEKQQQWKEKTRSKGPSESGKEKAASRAEVDPSTSSGAEGDVSSERES; this is encoded by the exons atgaaagcaattaTTCAGAGGGTTGCTAAAGCCAGCGTGACAG TGGGAGAGGAACAGATAAGTTCAATTGGAAAAGGGATTTGCGTGTTATTAGGGATCTCTGTGGAGGACACCCGAAAAGATACTGAATACAT GGTTCGAAAGATTTTGAACCTGCGTTTGTTTGACGATGAGAATGGAAAGCACTGGTGTAAAAGTGTGATGGATAAACAGTACGAAGTGCTTTGTGTGAGCCAGTTCACCCTGCAGTGCATCCTGAAGGGAAACAAACCTGACTATCATACCGCCATGGCAGCAGAGCAGTCCGAGCCATTCTACAACGACTTCCTTGAGCACATGAGGAAGACTTACAAGCCAGAAGTGATTAAAG ATGGGACGTTTGGAGCCTATATGCAAGTACGTATTCAGAATGATGGACCCGTTACTATAGAGTTAGAATCGCCAACTGGACCCGCTGATCTAAAGCAG GCAAAGCTGGAAAAGCAGCAGCAGTGGAAAGAAAAGACCAGAAGCAAGGGCCCCTCCGAGTCAGGCAAGGAGAAAGCCGCCTCACGTGCTGAAGTTGACCCCAGCACAAGCAGTGGAGCCGAGGGGGATGTGTCATCAGAAAGAGAGTCTTAG
- the LOC117410392 gene encoding D-aminoacyl-tRNA deacylase 1-like isoform X1 — MKAIIQRVAKASVTVGEEQISSIGKGICVLLGISVEDTRKDTEYMVRKILNLRLFDDENGKHWCKSVMDKQYEVLCVSQFTLQCILKGNKPDYHTAMAAEQSEPFYNDFLEHMRKTYKPEVIKDGTFGAYMQVRIQNDGPVTIELESPTGPADLKQQAKLEKQQQWKEKTRSKGPSESGKEKAASRAEVDPSTSSGAEGDVSSERES; from the exons atgaaagcaattaTTCAGAGGGTTGCTAAAGCCAGCGTGACAG TGGGAGAGGAACAGATAAGTTCAATTGGAAAAGGGATTTGCGTGTTATTAGGGATCTCTGTGGAGGACACCCGAAAAGATACTGAATACAT GGTTCGAAAGATTTTGAACCTGCGTTTGTTTGACGATGAGAATGGAAAGCACTGGTGTAAAAGTGTGATGGATAAACAGTACGAAGTGCTTTGTGTGAGCCAGTTCACCCTGCAGTGCATCCTGAAGGGAAACAAACCTGACTATCATACCGCCATGGCAGCAGAGCAGTCCGAGCCATTCTACAACGACTTCCTTGAGCACATGAGGAAGACTTACAAGCCAGAAGTGATTAAAG ATGGGACGTTTGGAGCCTATATGCAAGTACGTATTCAGAATGATGGACCCGTTACTATAGAGTTAGAATCGCCAACTGGACCCGCTGATCTAAAGCAG CAGGCAAAGCTGGAAAAGCAGCAGCAGTGGAAAGAAAAGACCAGAAGCAAGGGCCCCTCCGAGTCAGGCAAGGAGAAAGCCGCCTCACGTGCTGAAGTTGACCCCAGCACAAGCAGTGGAGCCGAGGGGGATGTGTCATCAGAAAGAGAGTCTTAG
- the LOC117410830 gene encoding heme-binding protein 2 — protein sequence MITATAEQSGYSNSSMTNLFILVLLAPFGVLLASEQNEVQKPGDESPWFCHNLDCPKYTLVKKYETFEVRSYEASRWMTTEVEGRYMNAVSKGFMRLFRYIQGDNEAGQNIPMTAPVAVAVYPTADSTGMGKSHSVSFFIPPAIDPPKPKDARIHTLNVPAGTVYVRSFGGFAMGTTDVDQAKVLADDLKTEGLSFDETSFVAAGYDPPFRPINRHNEVWYHEA from the exons ATGATCACAGCAACTGCAGAGCAAAGCGGCTATTCAAACAGCAGTATGACAAACTTATTTATCCTGGTGCTGCTCGCTCCGTTTGGGGTGCTGCTGGCTTCTGAACAAAACGAGGTACAGAAACCAGGCGACGAGTCTCCTTGGTTTTGTCATAATCTGGACTGCCCAAAATATACTTTGGTGAAGAAGTATGAG ACATTTGAAGTGCGCAGCTATGAGGCCAGCCGCTGGATGACCACAGAGGTGGAAGGGAGGTACATGAATGCCGTCTCTAAAGGCTTCATGCGTCTGTTCAGATACATTCAAGGAGACAATGAAGCAG GGCAAAACATTCCAATGACGGCacctgttgctgttgctgtataTCCCACAGCCGACAGCACAGGCATGGGAAAGAGTCACTCTGTCTCCTTCTTCATACCCCCAGCGATTGACCCACCTAAACCAAAGGATGCTAGAATTCATACATTAAATGTTCCAGCAGGCACTGTGTATGTCAG GTCTTTTGGGGGGTTTGCAATGGGGACGACCGATGTTGATCAAGCCAAAGTGCTGGCTGATGACTTAAAAACCGAGGGCTTGTCCTTTGATGAAACAAGCTTTGTGGCAGCTGGATATGACCCTCCCTTCAGACCCATCAATCGACACAATGAAGTCTGGTACCATGAAGCCTAG